In Poecilia reticulata strain Guanapo linkage group LG1, Guppy_female_1.0+MT, whole genome shotgun sequence, one genomic interval encodes:
- the LOC103469850 gene encoding erythroblast NAD(P)(+)--arginine ADP-ribosyltransferase-like, whose amino-acid sequence MKTNMLVFGSLYLLLGWMLPLCARKISGTFITQDDQSIPLDMVDNSVDDMYSTCATKMEAKVKGTYLKKEMRKDFKTMWEAAEKCAKKKIKERKRGDEALTKDHLQAICAYTAGGPENVYKTFNEAVRTNRTQYGSTFPFHSLHFWLTRAIQILKTSDSKCRTTFRRTKSTFSGVVSKVIRFGTFTSTSNLSTLTNFGETTCFKIRTCHGAYLKKYPKLGDREQEVLIPPYETFKIISKDKPIKRLSDCKTVYILNSTGVQSNLDCQITEQTLW is encoded by the exons ATGAAGACCAACATGCTGGTTTTTGGTTCTCTGTATTTGCTGCTTGGTTGGATGCTTCCTYTATGCGCCCGTAAG ATCTCTGGCACCTTCATTACACAAGATGATCAGTCCATCCCSCTGGACATGGTTGACAATTCAGTTGATGACATGTAYTCTACCTGCGCCacaaagatggaagcaaagGTCAAGGGCACATACTTgaaaaaggaaatgaggaaggacTTCAAAACAATGTGGGAAGCAGCGGAAAAGTGcgcaaagaagaaaatcaaagaaagaaagagaggagatGAGGCTTTAACAAAAGATCACCTGCAAGCAATTTGTGCGTACACAGCAGGAGGACCAGAAAATGTCTATAAGACGTTCAACGAAGCAGTMCGGACCAACAGAACACAGTACGGTTCGACCTTTCCGTTCCATTCTCTTCATTTCTGGCTGACCAGAGCGATACAGATCCTCAAAACCAGTGACAGTAAATGTCGCACAACTTTCCGCAGAACCAAATCCACGTTCTCTGGCGTTGTCAGCAAAGTGATTCGGTTTGGCACTTTCACCTCTACCTCCAACTTGTCAACTCTGACAAACTTTGGTGAGACTACATGCTTTAAAATTAGAACCTGCCACGGGgcttatttgaaaaaataccCAAAGCTCGGAGACAGAGAGCAAGAGGTGCTCATTCCACCTTATGAGACGTTCAAAATAATCAGCAAAGATAAACCCATCAAACGACTTTCCGACTGTAAGACTGTTTACATTCTGAATAGCACCGGTGTCCAAAGCAATCTTGACTGCCAAATTACAGAACAAACACTttggtga